A part of Cryptococcus gattii WM276 chromosome G, complete sequence genomic DNA contains:
- a CDS encoding Hypothetical protein (Similar to TIGR gene model, INSD accession AAW44417.1; CNG00070), producing the protein MERRKRGTRDWSFLITSFVIQTSDAGGGHHPHFALCRKANQKDLWLMPDFGFFSWPEPGVGSYSEVRTKTLDYELDMGLEVNDKLEVTESDWFNKTQQLFWRGSPMVEVRNDLLRASQDQPWSDVQPLDWGKVGQDEAERLKNNGDLKSPAEHCKYAFLAHVEGWAYSGRLKYLQQCRSVIVAHPLEYIQHYHHLLNSRDGDPNQNYVEVPLPLEKNLPKVMKNLLNEKNEEKVQRIADNNWKSMRQGWISPAANECYYRHALRQYASVQTFKPSLEGRAVPYESFLLMGKTHWDPHRK; encoded by the exons ATGGAgcggaggaagaggggaaCGCGAGATTGGTCATTCTTAATAACCAG CTTTGTTATCCAAACGAGCGACGCTGGCGGTGGACACCATCCTCACTTCGCATTATGCCGTAAAGCGAATCAGAAGGATCTTTGGCTCATGCCCG ATTTCGGTTTCTTCTCATGGCCCGAGCCAGGAGTCGGATCGTACTCAGAAGTCCGTACCAAAACTCTCGATTACGAGCTCGACATGGGATTAGAAGTAAATGATAAATTGGAGGTAACGGAGTCTGACTGGTTCAACAAGACACAACAACTTTTCTGGAGAGGCTCGCCCATGGTCGAAGTTCGCAAC GATCTCCTTCGAGCGAGTCAAGACCAACCATGGTCAGACGTTCAGCCTTTAGATTGGGGAAAGGTTGGCCAAGATGAAGCGGAGAGACTCAAGAACAACGGGGATCTCAAGTCACCTGCTGAACACTGCAAATACGCTTTTTTGGCTCATGTCGAAGGATGGGCGTACAGTGGGAGATTAAA ATACCTCCAACAATGTCGCTCTGTCATCGTTGCTCACCCACTCGAATACATTCAACACTACCACCACCTCCTAAACAGCCGAGATGGCGATCCAAACCAGAACTACGTTGAAGTACCTCTTCCACTGGAGAAGAATCTCCCAAAAGTCATGAAAAATCTTTTAAAtgagaagaacgaagagAAAGTACAGAGAATAGCAGATAATAATTGGAAGAGTATGAGGCAGGGATGGATCAGTCCAGCGGCCAA TGAATGTTACTACCGACATGCGCTTCGCCAATATGCTTCGGTACAAACTTTCAAACCATCATTAGAAGGCCGAGCAGTGCCGTATGAAAGCTTCCTTCTGATGGGGAAAACACATTGGGATCCTCATAGGAAATAG
- a CDS encoding Hypothetical Protein (Similar to TIGR gene model, INSD accession AAW45158.1), translating to MSFGPYINQTCGIDSTEQNFPRMADIYSAFRGDLCPPIPQLATWAGQFIVSKKRILENQLRLYENIRSKFHAPPEHWIWKEGWWDSKPSNPTLGHALERSWPVIFDCTNYRKAETCGEGHDSTCQCLD from the exons ATGTCCTTTGGGCCTTACATCAACCAAACTTGCGGTATCGACTCTACAGAACAGAATTTCCCCCGTATGGCCGACATCTACAGTGCTTTTCGAGGCGATCTCTGTCCCCCTATACCGCAGCTT GCCACCTGGGCAGGTCAGTTCATAGTCTCCAAAAAGCGTATCCTCGAAAATCAACTCCGTTTATATGAGAACATCCGAAGCAAATTTCATGCCCCTCCCGAGCATTGGATATGGAAGGAAGGATGGTGGGACAGTAAACCTTCGAATCCGACTTTAG GACACGCTCTCGAAAGAAGTTGGCCGGTGATATTTGACTGTACAAACTACAGGAAAGCGGAGACTTGCGGCGAAGGGCATGACAGCACGTGTCAATGCTTAGACTGA